In the Arthrobacter sp. CDRTa11 genome, GGCCACGAGGTGACCGGGATCTCAAAGGCGTCCGACGGCGGCTGGGACCTTTCGCTCAAGTACCCGGCTTCCGGGGAACACGGGAAGATTCACGCGAAGTTCGTCTTTGTGGGCGCCGGCGGCGGAGCGCTGCATCTCCTCCAGGCCTCAGGCATCCCGGAAAGCAAGGGCTACGGCGGCTTCCCGGTTTCCGGACAGTTTTTCCGCTGCACGGATGAGAAGCTCGCGGCGCAGCACAGTGCCAAGGTCTACGGCCAGGCCTCTGTGGGTGCCCCGCCCATGTCCGTGCCGCACCTGGATACCCGCTACGTCCAGGGGAAGCGTTCCCTCCTGTTCGGACCGTATGCCGGCTTCTCCACCAACTTCCTGAAGAACGGCTCGTACCTGGACCTTCCGCTGTCCATCCGCCCCAGCAATGTCATCCCCATGCTGGCCGTGGCCAAGGACAACATGGACCTGACGGCTTACCTGATCAAGGAAGTGGCGAAGAACCACGGAGACAAGGTCGAAGCGCTCCGGGAGTACTACCCGGAGGCCAAGGACACCGACTGGGAACTCATCACCGCCGGCCAGCGTGTACAGATCATCAAGAAAGACCCGAAGAAGGGCGGCGTGCTTCAGTTCGGTACCGAAGTCATTGCCGGCCGCGACGGTTCCATCGGTGCCCTTTTGGGAGCATCACCCGGAGCTTCCACCGCGGTGCCCATCATGATCGAACTGCTGCAGAAGGCGTTCCCCAAGAATTTCAAGGGGTGGCAGTCCAAGCTCAAGGACATGATGCCCGGCTACGGCGTCAAGCTCGATGACAACCCGGAACTGGCGGAGGAGCTCGAGAGGGCAACGGCCAAGGCTCTTCAGCTGGAAGGCGTCTCGGCCTCACGCTGACCCTGCAGGGTCTTTCGTTCGGGTCCCGGTCTTCAGGCCGGGACCCGAACGCGGAGGGGCGGCAGATCCGGTCCACAGCAGTCCGTCAACCCCACAGGAGTCCACGCGATGTTCCGGCTGGCACAACTTTCACTGGCAAACCGGGCCCTGATCGCTCTGATCACAGTCTTCGCGTCCGTGTTCGGGGTGATCACCATGTCATCGCTGAAGCAGGAACTCATACCCTCCATCGAGTTTCCCCAGATCACTGTCCTGACAGCCATGCCCGGCGCGTCACCCGAGGTGGTGGACAAGCAGGTAAGCGCGCCTCTGGAGACTGCGCTCAACGGCGTCGAAGGCCTGGAGTCCACCTCCTCCACGTCACGCAAC is a window encoding:
- a CDS encoding malate:quinone oxidoreductase; the protein is MTFISKTKHADVVLIGGGIMSATLGAFIKQLEPNWTISLFERLDQPGLESSDPWNNAGTGHAALCELNYSPAAKDGSVDPSKALLINEQFQLSRQFWAHLVERSLIGSPKGFINTVPHMSFVIGEDNTKFLRTRYEALKSHPLFRSMEYSEDHTQIAKWAPLIVKGRDRQQRIAATRAAEGTDVDFGALTRELVTYLGNNGVETNYGHEVTGISKASDGGWDLSLKYPASGEHGKIHAKFVFVGAGGGALHLLQASGIPESKGYGGFPVSGQFFRCTDEKLAAQHSAKVYGQASVGAPPMSVPHLDTRYVQGKRSLLFGPYAGFSTNFLKNGSYLDLPLSIRPSNVIPMLAVAKDNMDLTAYLIKEVAKNHGDKVEALREYYPEAKDTDWELITAGQRVQIIKKDPKKGGVLQFGTEVIAGRDGSIGALLGASPGASTAVPIMIELLQKAFPKNFKGWQSKLKDMMPGYGVKLDDNPELAEELERATAKALQLEGVSASR